One genomic region from Streptomyces sp. NBC_01304 encodes:
- the nuoI gene encoding NADH-quinone oxidoreductase subunit NuoI: MEPRGSGGSASADAKDTAQGFQNPVAGFGVTFKAMFKKRLTEQYPEQPKTTAPRFHGRHQLNRHPDGLEKCVGCELCAWACPADAIYVEGADNTEEERYSPGERYGRVYQINYARCILCGLCIEACPTRALTMTNEFELADSSRANLIYTKEQLLAGLEEGMVESPHSIFPGMDEGDYYRGLVTEAAPGTVPQVAVSKGEKPAEEPAAASETEEVGA; this comes from the coding sequence ATCGAGCCGCGCGGGTCCGGCGGATCCGCGTCCGCCGATGCCAAGGACACGGCGCAGGGCTTCCAGAACCCTGTGGCCGGCTTCGGCGTGACCTTCAAGGCCATGTTCAAGAAGCGGCTGACCGAGCAGTACCCGGAGCAGCCGAAGACCACGGCGCCCCGCTTCCACGGCCGTCACCAGCTCAACCGCCACCCCGACGGCCTCGAGAAGTGCGTGGGCTGCGAGTTGTGCGCCTGGGCCTGTCCCGCCGACGCCATCTATGTCGAAGGCGCGGACAACACCGAGGAAGAGCGCTACTCGCCCGGTGAGCGGTACGGCCGCGTCTACCAGATCAACTACGCCCGCTGCATCCTGTGCGGCCTGTGCATCGAGGCGTGCCCCACGCGCGCGCTGACGATGACCAATGAGTTCGAGCTGGCCGACTCCAGTCGCGCGAACCTCATCTACACCAAGGAGCAGCTGCTCGCCGGGCTCGAAGAGGGCATGGTCGAGAGCCCGCACTCGATCTTCCCGGGGATGGACGAGGGCGACTACTACCGGGGCCTGGTGACCGAGGCGGCGCCCGGCACCGTGCCCCAGGTCGCCGTCTCCAAGGGCGAGAAGCCCGCCGAGGAGCCCGCGGCCGCTTCGGAGACTGAGGAGGTGGGGGCATGA
- a CDS encoding NADH-quinone oxidoreductase subunit J, with product MSALAAYSTSSGEAVQFWVLGIVAVIGALCTVFMKKAVHSALCLAGTMIILAVFYLANGAYFLGVVQIVVYTGAIMMLFLFVVMLVGVTAADSLKETIKGQRWLAVGCGLGFGILMIAGIGNASLKEFNGLAKVNSGGNVEGLASLIFTKYVFAFEITGALLITATVGAMVLTHRERTERAKTQREMSEERVRGTHLPPLPAPGVYARHNAVDIAGLLPDGTPSELTVMKTLRDRGQIRDVSAEALNDLKALEQRSEERLGRHEAEPFISQRDGDREEEAAK from the coding sequence ATGAGCGCGCTCGCCGCGTACAGCACCTCCTCCGGTGAGGCCGTCCAGTTCTGGGTCCTCGGCATCGTCGCGGTGATCGGCGCCCTGTGCACCGTCTTCATGAAGAAGGCCGTGCACAGCGCGCTCTGCCTCGCCGGGACCATGATCATTCTCGCGGTCTTCTACCTGGCCAACGGCGCGTACTTCCTGGGTGTCGTGCAGATCGTCGTCTACACCGGCGCGATCATGATGCTCTTCCTCTTCGTGGTCATGCTGGTCGGTGTCACGGCCGCGGACTCCCTGAAGGAGACCATCAAGGGCCAGCGCTGGCTGGCCGTCGGGTGCGGACTCGGCTTCGGCATCCTGATGATCGCCGGGATCGGCAACGCTTCCCTGAAGGAGTTCAACGGCCTGGCGAAGGTCAACTCCGGGGGCAACGTGGAGGGATTGGCCTCCCTCATCTTCACCAAGTACGTCTTCGCCTTCGAGATCACCGGCGCCCTGCTCATCACGGCCACCGTCGGCGCCATGGTGCTCACCCACCGGGAGCGCACCGAGCGGGCCAAGACCCAGCGGGAGATGTCCGAGGAGCGTGTGCGCGGGACCCACCTTCCGCCGCTCCCGGCCCCGGGCGTCTACGCCCGGCACAACGCGGTGGACATCGCGGGCCTGCTCCCGGACGGCACCCCGTCCGAGCTCACGGTCATGAAGACCCTGCGGGACCGCGGTCAGATCCGGGACGTGTCGGCCGAGGCGCTGAACGACCTGAAGGCGCTCGAGCAGCGCTCCGAGGAGCGGCTCGGCCGCCACGAGGCGGAGCCTTTCATCTCGCAGCGTGACGGTGACCGGGAAGAGGAGGCCGCGAAGTGA
- the nuoL gene encoding NADH-quinone oxidoreductase subunit L, whose product MENLIALLVAAPLLGAAVLLCGGRRLDKAGHVIGTVLAFASFGVAVSLFLDMLGRTGEDRAMHQHLFSWIPVGGFKADVAFQLDQLSMTFVLLITGVGSLIHMYSMGYMEHDERRRRFFGYLNLFLAAMLILVIADNYLLLYVGWEGVGLASYLLIGFWQHKPSAATAAKKAFLVNRVGDMGLSIAIMLMFTTFGAFTFEAVNDSVGDTGEGKLTAIGLMLLLAACGKSAQVPLQSWLGDAMEGPTPVSALIHAATMVTAGVYLIVRSGAIFNAAPDAQLLVTIVGAVTLLFGAIVGCAKDDIKKALAGSTMSQIGYMILAAGLGPIGYVFAIMHLVTHGFFKAGLFLGAGSVMHGMNDEVDMRKYGGLRKYMPVTFVTFGLGYLAIIGFPGLSGFFSKDKIIEAAFAKGGTEGWILGSVTLLGAAITAYYMTRVMLLTFFGEKRWQPDAEGNEPHPHESPKSMTIPMIVLAFGSVFAGGLFSIGDRFLNWLEPVTGHSHGHAPVSAMTVTAATMVVLVIGVAIAYLQYGRRPVPVTAPRGSLLTRAARRDLLQDDFNHVVLVRGGEHLTRSLVYVDHSLVDGVVNGTAAGFGGLSGRLRKMQNGFARSYALSMFGGTAILIAATLLMRAV is encoded by the coding sequence GTGGAGAACTTGATTGCGCTGCTTGTCGCGGCGCCTCTGCTCGGAGCGGCCGTACTGCTGTGCGGCGGGCGCCGGCTCGACAAGGCCGGCCATGTGATCGGCACGGTCCTGGCGTTCGCGTCGTTCGGTGTGGCGGTATCGCTGTTCCTCGACATGCTGGGCCGGACCGGCGAGGACCGGGCCATGCACCAGCATCTGTTCAGCTGGATCCCGGTCGGCGGCTTCAAGGCCGATGTGGCCTTCCAGCTCGACCAGTTGTCGATGACGTTCGTGCTCCTCATCACCGGGGTGGGCTCGCTGATCCACATGTACTCGATGGGGTACATGGAGCACGACGAGCGCCGACGCCGCTTCTTCGGCTATCTGAACCTGTTCCTCGCGGCGATGCTGATTCTCGTCATCGCCGACAACTACCTCCTTCTGTACGTCGGCTGGGAGGGCGTCGGCCTCGCCTCGTACCTCCTGATCGGCTTCTGGCAGCACAAGCCCAGTGCGGCCACCGCCGCCAAGAAGGCGTTCCTGGTCAACCGGGTCGGCGACATGGGCCTGTCGATCGCGATCATGCTGATGTTCACCACCTTCGGGGCCTTCACCTTCGAAGCGGTGAACGACTCGGTGGGCGACACCGGCGAGGGCAAGCTCACGGCGATCGGCCTGATGCTGCTGCTCGCCGCGTGCGGCAAGTCCGCGCAGGTGCCGCTGCAGTCGTGGCTCGGGGACGCGATGGAGGGCCCGACCCCGGTCTCGGCCCTCATCCACGCCGCGACCATGGTCACCGCCGGCGTCTACTTGATCGTCCGCTCGGGCGCGATCTTCAACGCGGCGCCGGACGCCCAGCTGCTCGTCACCATCGTGGGTGCGGTCACGCTGCTCTTCGGTGCGATCGTCGGTTGCGCGAAGGACGACATCAAGAAGGCCCTCGCCGGGTCGACGATGTCGCAGATCGGCTACATGATCCTGGCGGCCGGGCTCGGCCCGATCGGCTATGTCTTCGCGATCATGCACCTGGTGACGCACGGCTTCTTCAAGGCCGGGCTGTTCCTCGGGGCCGGGTCGGTCATGCACGGCATGAACGACGAGGTCGACATGCGGAAGTACGGCGGCCTCAGGAAGTACATGCCGGTCACCTTCGTGACCTTCGGTCTCGGCTACCTCGCGATCATCGGCTTCCCGGGTCTGTCCGGCTTCTTCTCCAAGGACAAGATCATCGAGGCGGCCTTCGCCAAGGGCGGTACGGAGGGCTGGATCCTCGGCTCGGTCACGCTTCTGGGCGCGGCGATCACCGCGTACTACATGACGCGCGTGATGCTCCTGACCTTCTTCGGCGAGAAGCGCTGGCAGCCGGATGCGGAGGGCAACGAGCCGCACCCGCACGAGTCGCCCAAGTCGATGACGATCCCGATGATCGTGCTCGCCTTCGGGTCGGTCTTCGCGGGTGGTCTGTTCAGTATCGGCGACCGCTTCCTGAACTGGCTGGAGCCGGTCACCGGTCACAGCCACGGGCACGCGCCGGTCAGCGCGATGACGGTCACCGCGGCCACCATGGTGGTCCTGGTCATCGGTGTGGCCATCGCCTACCTGCAGTACGGGCGCCGTCCGGTCCCGGTCACCGCCCCGCGCGGTTCGCTGCTCACCCGGGCCGCCCGCCGCGACCTCCTCCAGGACGACTTCAACCACGTGGTCCTGGTCCGCGGCGGCGAACACCTCACGCGGTCCCTGGTGTACGTCGACCACTCGCTGGTCGACGGGGTCGTCAACGGCACGGCGGCCGGCTTCGGCGGGCTTTCGGGCCGACTGCGCAAGATGCAGAACGGCTTCGCCCGCTCGTATGCGCTATCGATGTTCGGCGGTACGGCGATCCTCATTGCCGCGACCCTGCTGATGAGGGCGGTCTGA
- the nuoK gene encoding NADH-quinone oxidoreductase subunit NuoK, with translation MNPVNYLYLAALLFAIGASGVLIRRNAIVVFMCVELMLNACNLALVTFSRMHGNLDGQIIAFFTMVVAAAEVVVGLAIIVSLFRSRHSASVDDASLMKL, from the coding sequence GTGAACCCCGTCAACTACCTCTATCTGGCAGCGCTGTTGTTCGCGATCGGCGCCAGCGGCGTGCTGATCAGGCGGAACGCCATCGTGGTGTTCATGTGCGTCGAGCTGATGCTCAACGCCTGCAACCTCGCGCTCGTCACCTTCTCCCGGATGCACGGCAATCTCGACGGCCAGATCATCGCGTTCTTCACGATGGTCGTCGCCGCCGCGGAGGTCGTGGTCGGGCTCGCGATCATCGTGTCGCTGTTCCGTTCCCGCCACTCGGCCTCGGTCGACGACGCCAGCCTGATGAAGCTGTAA
- a CDS encoding NADH-quinone oxidoreductase subunit M: MSFPLLTATAAVPALGAIATAAVPAARRTVAKWLALLVSVATLALAVIVLVRFEPKGERYQLTESHSWIKDFGVRYELGVDGIGVALIALTALLIPFIIAAGWNDADPQETGTASDSSVAAGRWRPTQGFFALILMVEAMVILSFEATDVFLFYILFEAMLIPMYFLIGGFGDRAHAGSDENAAAQRSYAAVKFLLYNLVGGLIMLAAVIGLYVVAGNFSLVEIAEARASGDLNMATNTERLLFLGFFFAFAVKAPLWPLHTWLPNAMGEATAPVAVLITAVVDKVGTFAMLRFCLGLFPEASKWATPVILVLALISIVYGALLAVGQRDIKRLVAYASISHFGFIILGIFAMTSQGQSGATLYMVNHGISTAALMLVAGFLISRRGSRLIADYGGVQKVAPVLAGTFLVGSLATLSLPGLAPFVSEFLVLVGTFARYPVVGIIATIGIVLGALYSLVLYQRTMTGPVKQEVSAMPDLKVRELAVVAPLIALLLFLGVYPKPVTDLVNPAVGHTMSDVQKKDPKPEAEAAK; this comes from the coding sequence ATGTCCTTTCCTCTGCTGACAGCGACGGCCGCGGTGCCGGCCCTCGGGGCGATCGCCACGGCGGCCGTCCCGGCGGCCCGGCGCACCGTCGCCAAGTGGCTGGCCCTGCTCGTCTCGGTGGCCACGCTCGCCCTCGCGGTGATCGTCCTGGTGCGCTTCGAGCCCAAGGGCGAGCGCTACCAGCTCACCGAATCGCACTCCTGGATCAAGGACTTCGGGGTGCGGTACGAGCTCGGTGTGGACGGCATCGGGGTGGCGCTCATCGCGCTCACCGCGCTGCTGATCCCGTTCATCATCGCGGCCGGCTGGAACGACGCCGACCCGCAGGAGACCGGGACCGCATCCGACAGCAGCGTTGCTGCGGGCCGCTGGCGCCCGACCCAGGGCTTCTTCGCCCTGATCCTCATGGTCGAGGCGATGGTGATCCTCTCCTTCGAGGCCACCGACGTCTTCCTCTTCTACATCCTCTTCGAAGCCATGCTCATCCCGATGTACTTCCTCATCGGCGGCTTCGGGGACCGGGCACACGCGGGAAGCGACGAGAACGCCGCGGCCCAACGCTCGTACGCGGCCGTGAAGTTCCTGCTCTACAACCTGGTCGGCGGCCTGATCATGCTGGCCGCGGTCATCGGCCTCTACGTGGTCGCCGGGAACTTCTCGCTGGTCGAGATCGCCGAGGCCCGGGCCAGCGGTGACCTGAACATGGCCACCAACACCGAGCGGCTGCTCTTCCTCGGCTTCTTCTTCGCCTTCGCGGTGAAGGCCCCGCTGTGGCCGCTGCACACCTGGCTGCCGAACGCGATGGGCGAGGCCACGGCCCCGGTCGCCGTGCTGATCACGGCAGTTGTCGACAAGGTCGGCACCTTCGCGATGCTGCGCTTCTGCCTCGGTCTTTTCCCCGAGGCCTCGAAGTGGGCGACACCGGTGATCCTGGTGCTCGCACTGATCAGCATCGTGTACGGCGCACTGCTCGCCGTCGGCCAGCGCGACATCAAGCGCCTGGTGGCGTACGCGTCGATCTCGCACTTCGGGTTCATCATCCTCGGCATCTTCGCGATGACCTCGCAGGGCCAGTCCGGCGCGACGCTCTACATGGTCAACCACGGGATCTCGACCGCGGCCCTGATGCTGGTCGCGGGCTTCCTGATCTCGCGGCGCGGCTCGCGGCTCATCGCTGACTACGGCGGGGTGCAGAAGGTGGCGCCGGTGCTCGCCGGGACCTTCCTGGTGGGCTCCCTGGCCACCCTCTCGCTGCCGGGCCTCGCGCCCTTCGTGAGTGAATTCCTGGTCCTGGTCGGCACGTTCGCGCGCTATCCGGTGGTCGGCATCATCGCCACCATCGGCATCGTGCTCGGCGCGCTCTACAGCCTCGTGCTCTACCAGCGCACGATGACGGGCCCGGTCAAGCAGGAGGTCTCGGCCATGCCGGACCTCAAGGTGCGGGAGCTGGCGGTCGTCGCCCCGCTGATCGCGCTGCTGCTGTTCCTGGGTGTCTACCCGAAGCCGGTCACCGACCTGGTGAACCCGGCGGTCGGGCACACCATGTCCGACGTACAGAAGAAAGACCCCAAGCCCGAGGCGGAGGCGGCCAAGTGA
- the nuoH gene encoding NADH-quinone oxidoreductase subunit NuoH yields the protein MSPAQMQLAAEDLSLFGTDPWWLVGIKAVFCFAFLMLTVLFSIVWERKVVAWMQLRIGPNRHGPWGMLQSLADGVKLMLKEDVIVKRADKVVYVLAPIIAAIPAFMAIAVIPFGPADNQVSIFGHRTTMQLTDLPIAMLYILAVASVGIYGIVLAGWSSGSTYPLLGGLRSCAQMISYEIAMGAAFASVFLYSGSMSTSAIVEAQSDRWYIMLLPVSFIIYVVTMVGETNRAPFDMPESEGDLVGGFNTEYSSIKFALFMLAEYVNMVTVSAVATTLFLGGWRAPYPISTFWEGANVGWWPMLWFILKVQLLLFFFIWLRGTLPRVRYDQLMKLGWKVLIPVSVVWLMLVATVRTLRNENYDFADIVMYVGGGVLALLILSFVVDMFRGKGEQKSAEAEAQDVPAFDPMAGGFPVPPLPGQSLPPVPRRRSRQERELIVSGAPDTASDGKEADGV from the coding sequence ATGAGCCCCGCTCAGATGCAGCTGGCTGCGGAAGACCTCTCGCTCTTCGGCACCGACCCCTGGTGGCTCGTCGGCATCAAGGCGGTCTTCTGCTTCGCCTTCCTCATGCTGACCGTGCTGTTCTCCATCGTCTGGGAGCGCAAGGTCGTCGCCTGGATGCAGCTGCGCATCGGCCCCAACCGCCATGGCCCCTGGGGGATGTTGCAGTCCCTCGCGGACGGCGTGAAGCTGATGCTCAAGGAAGACGTGATTGTCAAGCGCGCGGACAAGGTGGTCTACGTCCTCGCGCCGATCATCGCGGCGATCCCGGCCTTCATGGCGATCGCGGTGATCCCCTTCGGGCCGGCCGACAACCAGGTGTCGATCTTCGGACACCGCACCACGATGCAGCTCACCGACCTGCCGATCGCGATGCTCTACATCCTCGCGGTCGCCTCCGTCGGCATCTACGGCATCGTCCTCGCCGGCTGGTCCTCCGGATCGACGTACCCGCTGCTCGGCGGTCTCCGCTCCTGCGCGCAGATGATCTCGTACGAGATCGCGATGGGCGCCGCGTTCGCCTCCGTCTTCCTCTACTCCGGGTCGATGTCGACCTCGGCGATCGTGGAGGCGCAGTCCGACCGCTGGTACATCATGCTGCTGCCGGTCTCCTTCATCATCTACGTGGTGACGATGGTCGGCGAGACCAACCGTGCGCCGTTCGACATGCCGGAGTCCGAGGGCGACCTGGTCGGTGGCTTCAACACCGAGTACTCGTCGATCAAGTTCGCGCTCTTCATGCTCGCCGAGTACGTGAACATGGTGACGGTCTCGGCGGTCGCGACGACCCTGTTCCTGGGCGGCTGGCGGGCCCCGTACCCGATCAGCACCTTCTGGGAGGGAGCCAACGTCGGCTGGTGGCCGATGCTCTGGTTCATCCTCAAGGTCCAGCTGTTGCTGTTCTTCTTCATCTGGCTGCGCGGCACGCTGCCGCGTGTGCGCTACGACCAGCTGATGAAGCTCGGCTGGAAGGTGCTCATCCCGGTCTCGGTCGTCTGGCTGATGCTGGTGGCGACCGTACGCACGCTGCGGAACGAGAACTACGACTTCGCGGACATCGTGATGTACGTCGGCGGGGGCGTACTGGCCCTGCTGATCCTGTCCTTCGTCGTCGACATGTTCCGCGGCAAGGGCGAACAGAAGTCGGCGGAGGCCGAGGCCCAGGACGTGCCCGCCTTCGACCCGATGGCCGGCGGATTCCCCGTACCGCCGCTGCCGGGACAGAGCCTGCCGCCCGTGCCGCGACGACGCTCGCGCCAGGAGCGGGAGTTGATTGTCAGTGGTGCCCCAGATACTGCGAGTGACGGAAAGGAGGCCGACGGTGTCTGA